The Rhizobium tumorigenes genome window below encodes:
- a CDS encoding relaxase/mobilization nuclease domain-containing protein, whose amino-acid sequence MGSRHVWVRRRGGRYNYLTAFHTDRDHPHLHVVVNRRELLGHGWLKISRRHPQLNYDALRRKMAEISLRHGIILDPSSRAERGITERPITYAQYRRLERQQARQIRFRDADLEQLSLEEDHSELSQPFHLEATAGGSEGAQRHNNRQNGSKGHLQELAGFGSENGGHVGMPWETERPAQPSVSQTDSIGSGSSRLSDYSGRNPNGNSVIPRSATADATCTTYDQQRRSKRPRGNDGGPSGAKHARLDAIEVESEANANGRDDCSDSFAQAAKMSRFSSLQDMKRASTATDPLSATATVQKRTSAPSKRLHEDNDEEAERKRARNDRSYDGHGGNSR is encoded by the coding sequence GTGGGCAGCCGACATGTTTGGGTCAGGAGAAGGGGGGGGCGCTACAACTACCTTACCGCCTTTCACACCGACCGCGATCACCCACATCTGCATGTCGTCGTCAATCGTCGCGAACTATTGGGACACGGCTGGCTGAAGATATCTCGGCGCCACCCCCAACTGAACTATGATGCCTTGCGCAGAAAGATGGCCGAAATTTCCCTTCGCCATGGCATTATCCTTGATCCGAGCTCGAGAGCGGAACGTGGTATCACCGAGCGGCCGATTACCTATGCCCAATATCGCCGCCTCGAACGACAGCAGGCTCGCCAAATCCGTTTCCGAGATGCGGATTTGGAACAGTTGTCATTGGAAGAAGATCATTCAGAACTCAGTCAACCCTTCCATCTTGAGGCAACCGCAGGCGGATCGGAGGGTGCGCAACGTCACAACAATCGGCAGAACGGGTCAAAAGGTCATCTCCAGGAACTGGCTGGATTCGGCAGCGAAAACGGCGGCCACGTCGGCATGCCGTGGGAGACTGAGCGCCCTGCTCAACCATCCGTTTCCCAAACCGACAGCATAGGGAGCGGCTCTTCGCGTCTTTCCGATTACAGCGGGCGTAACCCGAACGGCAATTCCGTTATTCCTCGCTCAGCAACTGCTGATGCCACGTGCACGACATACGATCAGCAGCGGCGTTCCAAGCGTCCCCGTGGTAACGACGGAGGGCCGAGCGGAGCAAAACACGCGAGATTGGACGCCATTGAAGTTGAGTCTGAGGCGAATGCCAACGGACGAGATGATTGTAGTGATTCGTTCGCACAGGCCGCCAAAATGTCTCGGTTTTCTTCATTGCAGGACATGAAGCGGGCCAGCACTGCGACCGATCCATTGTCTGCTACAGCTACCGTCCAGAAACGGACTAGCGCCCCTTCAAAGCGTCTGCATGAAGATAATGACGAAGAAGCAGAACGCAAACGCGCAAGAAATGACCGCAGTTACGATGGGCATGGGGGAAATAGTAGATAG
- the virD1 gene encoding T-DNA border endonuclease subunit VirD1, translating to MSQGSEPASTGIVIKQRERVKVAGFKVVSTRLRSAEYKSFSQQARLLGLSDSMAIRVAVRRIGGFLEIDTHTRHRMELLLQSIGTLSGNIAALLSAYAENPTMDLEALRAERIAFGKSFADLDGLLRSILSVSRRRIDGCSLLKDAL from the coding sequence ATGTCGCAAGGCAGTGAGCCCGCCTCAACTGGCATTGTCATCAAGCAGCGCGAACGCGTGAAGGTTGCAGGCTTCAAGGTCGTGAGTACCCGATTGCGTTCGGCCGAATACAAGAGTTTTTCTCAGCAAGCACGCTTGCTCGGGCTGTCCGACAGCATGGCCATACGGGTTGCCGTGCGCCGTATTGGCGGCTTTCTCGAAATCGACACGCACACTCGTCACAGGATGGAGCTCTTACTCCAGTCCATAGGGACGCTCTCAGGTAATATTGCGGCGCTACTATCCGCCTATGCCGAAAATCCGACAATGGATTTGGAGGCTCTGAGAGCTGAGCGTATCGCTTTCGGCAAATCTTTCGCCGACCTCGACGGCTTGCTCCGTTCCATTTTGTCCGTGTCCCGGCGACGAATAGACGGCTGCTCTTTGCTGAAAGACGCTTTGTAG
- a CDS encoding conjugal transfer ATPase VirC1, whose protein sequence is MKLLTFCSFKGGAGKTTALMGLCAAFAREGRRVALFDADENRPLARWRENAIRSNTWDSFCDVYAAEEMSLLEAAYEDAELRGFDYALADTHGGSSELNNTIIASSNLLLIPTMLTPLDIDEALSTYRYVIELLLSESLVIPAVVLRQRVPVGRLTTSQRAMSDMLSSLPVVQSPMHERDAFAAMKERGMLHLTLLNTRTDPTMRLLERNLRVAMEELVTLSKLIGEALEG, encoded by the coding sequence ATGAAACTTTTGACATTTTGCTCTTTCAAAGGAGGCGCCGGCAAAACCACGGCACTCATGGGTCTTTGTGCTGCCTTTGCAAGGGAGGGTAGAAGAGTGGCTCTCTTCGACGCCGACGAAAACCGACCACTAGCGCGATGGAGAGAAAACGCCATACGCAGCAACACCTGGGATTCTTTTTGCGATGTTTACGCCGCCGAGGAAATGTCGCTCCTGGAGGCAGCTTATGAGGACGCGGAGCTCCGGGGATTTGACTATGCGCTGGCGGATACCCACGGTGGTTCGAGTGAACTCAACAACACAATCATTGCCAGCTCAAACCTGCTTCTGATCCCGACCATGTTGACCCCGCTCGATATCGATGAAGCACTGTCGACCTACCGCTATGTCATCGAGCTGCTGTTGAGCGAGAGCCTGGTAATTCCGGCGGTCGTATTGCGCCAACGTGTCCCGGTCGGTCGATTGACTACATCGCAGCGAGCGATGTCAGACATGCTTTCCAGCCTTCCAGTTGTGCAGTCTCCCATGCACGAGAGAGACGCATTTGCTGCGATGAAAGAACGTGGCATGTTGCATCTCACATTGCTAAACACGAGAACCGATCCGACAATGCGTCTCCTCGAACGGAATCTCAGGGTCGCCATGGAAGAACTCGTTACCCTCTCCAAATTGATTGGCGAAGCGTTGGAGGGGTGA
- a CDS encoding conjugal transfer protein VirC2, with protein sequence MGIRKPTLSVGEARRLSAARLEIVHPHLPVAPQSLARAQPREKLDEEDRRPSIAIAKRHHRPARQSILTVDALSPTTAPEKMQIFLSARPPAPEVSEIYDNLIRQYSPSKSLQMILRRALGDFENMLADGSFRAAPKSYPIPQTNSEKSIIVQTSRMFPVPLLEVARNHFDPLGLETTRAFGHKLATAALASFFAGEKTTKR encoded by the coding sequence ATGGGAATTCGAAAACCCACTTTGTCTGTCGGGGAGGCCAGACGGCTTTCAGCCGCTCGACTCGAAATCGTGCATCCTCACTTGCCTGTTGCCCCCCAAAGTTTGGCCCGCGCGCAGCCGCGTGAAAAGCTCGACGAGGAAGATCGACGACCTTCCATTGCTATCGCCAAGCGTCATCACAGGCCTGCTCGACAATCGATACTCACCGTAGATGCCCTCAGTCCGACCACAGCCCCGGAAAAGATGCAGATCTTCCTTTCCGCACGGCCGCCCGCACCTGAGGTATCGGAGATATATGACAACCTGATCCGTCAATATAGCCCTTCCAAATCGCTACAAATGATCTTGCGCCGTGCGCTTGGCGATTTTGAAAACATGCTGGCGGACGGATCGTTTCGCGCGGCTCCGAAGAGTTATCCTATCCCCCAAACTAATTCCGAAAAATCTATCATCGTTCAGACCTCCCGTATGTTCCCGGTACCGCTGCTCGAAGTCGCTCGAAATCATTTTGATCCGTTGGGATTGGAGACTACTCGGGCTTTTGGCCATAAGCTAGCGACCGCCGCGCTTGCATCTTTCTTTGCCGGAGAGAAGACAACTAAACGCTGA